A stretch of the Azorhizobium caulinodans ORS 571 genome encodes the following:
- the rplV gene encoding 50S ribosomal protein L22, with protein sequence MGKQATPRALADNEAKAVARNLRVSPQKLNLVAGLIRGKKVSTALADLEFSRKRIARDVKKCLESAIANAENNHDLDVDDLIVAEAHVGKGLVMKRFSPRARGRASRIEKPFSHITIVVREVEERA encoded by the coding sequence ATGGGTAAGCAGGCAACTCCCCGCGCTCTCGCGGACAACGAAGCCAAGGCTGTTGCGCGCAACCTGCGCGTGTCGCCCCAGAAGCTCAACCTTGTCGCGGGTCTGATCCGCGGCAAGAAGGTGTCCACCGCCCTGGCGGATCTCGAGTTCTCCCGCAAGCGCATTGCGCGTGACGTGAAGAAGTGCCTCGAGAGCGCCATCGCGAACGCCGAGAACAACCACGACCTCGACGTGGACGATCTGATCGTCGCCGAGGCGCACGTGGGCAAGGGTTTGGTCATGAAGCGGTTCTCGCCGCGTGCGCGTGGTCGCGCCTCGCGCATCGAGAAGCCCTTCTCCCACATCACCATCGTGGTGCGGGAAGTCGAGGAGCGGGCCTGA
- the rpsH gene encoding 30S ribosomal protein S8: MSINDPIGDLITRIRNAQMRRKDKTSTPGSRLRASLLDVLRDEGYIRGYTTTDHGNGRTEFEIELKYFDGQPVIREITRVSKPGRRVYASVKALPRVANGLGIAVLSTPQGVMADHDARDKNVGGEVLCTVF, translated from the coding sequence ATGTCCATCAATGATCCTATCGGCGATCTGATCACCCGCATCCGCAACGCCCAGATGCGCCGCAAGGACAAGACGTCCACGCCGGGTTCGCGTCTGCGCGCCAGCCTCCTGGATGTCCTCCGCGACGAGGGTTACATCCGCGGCTACACCACCACCGACCATGGCAACGGCCGTACCGAGTTCGAGATCGAGCTCAAGTACTTCGACGGCCAGCCGGTGATCCGCGAGATCACCCGCGTGTCCAAGCCCGGCCGCCGCGTCTACGCCTCCGTAAAGGCGCTGCCGCGTGTTGCCAACGGCCTCGGCATTGCCGTGCTGTCCACGCCCCAGGGCGTGATGGCGGATCACGACGCCCGCGACAAGAATGTCGGCGGCGAAGTGCTCTGCACCGTGTTCTGA
- a CDS encoding 50S ribosomal protein L23: MSPQANIEPRHYDVIRSPVITEKATAQSEQNKVVFNVAADATKPQIKEAVEKLFDVKVKSVNTLVRKGKVKIFRGRKGVQSDVKKAVVTLEEGQRIDITTGL, encoded by the coding sequence ATGAGCCCGCAGGCCAACATCGAGCCGCGTCATTACGACGTGATCCGCTCCCCCGTCATCACCGAGAAGGCGACGGCGCAGAGCGAGCAGAACAAGGTGGTCTTCAACGTCGCCGCCGACGCCACCAAGCCTCAGATCAAGGAGGCCGTGGAGAAGCTGTTCGACGTGAAGGTCAAGAGCGTGAACACGCTGGTCCGCAAGGGCAAGGTGAAGATCTTCCGCGGCCGCAAGGGCGTCCAGAGCGATGTCAAGAAGGCCGTCGTGACCCTCGAAGAGGGCCAGCGGATCGACATCACCACGGGCCTGTGA
- the rpmC gene encoding 50S ribosomal protein L29, producing the protein MKAEDVRALSPDQLADELLKLKKEQFNLRFQKATGQMENTARSKEIRRDIARIKTVQNAKRVAAANVK; encoded by the coding sequence ATGAAAGCCGAGGACGTTCGGGCCCTCAGCCCCGATCAGCTCGCCGATGAGCTGCTGAAGCTGAAGAAGGAGCAGTTCAACCTGCGTTTCCAGAAGGCCACCGGCCAGATGGAAAACACGGCGCGCTCCAAGGAGATCCGTCGCGACATCGCCCGGATCAAGACGGTGCAGAACGCCAAGCGCGTCGCTGCTGCCAACGTGAAGTGA
- the rplN gene encoding 50S ribosomal protein L14 yields MIQMQTNLDVADNSGARRVMCIKVLGGSKRKYAHVGDIIVVSVKEAIPRGRVKKGDVMKAVVVRTAKDIRRVDGSVIRFDRNAAVLINNNKEPVGTRIFGPVPRELRAKNHMKIISLAPEVL; encoded by the coding sequence ATGATCCAGATGCAGACCAATCTCGACGTGGCGGACAATTCCGGTGCGCGTCGCGTCATGTGCATCAAGGTGCTGGGCGGCTCGAAGCGGAAGTATGCTCACGTGGGCGACATCATCGTTGTGTCGGTCAAGGAAGCCATTCCGCGCGGTCGCGTGAAGAAGGGCGATGTGATGAAGGCGGTCGTGGTTCGCACGGCCAAGGACATCCGTCGCGTCGACGGTTCCGTGATCCGCTTCGACCGCAATGCGGCCGTGCTGATCAACAACAACAAGGAACCCGTCGGGACCCGTATCTTCGGGCCGGTTCCGCGCGAGCTGCGCGCGAAGAACCACATGAAGATCATCTCGCTGGCGCCGGAGGTGCTGTGA
- the rplE gene encoding 50S ribosomal protein L5 yields the protein MAEATYTPRLRTHYDSVVRPKLIEEFGYKNPMQVPVIEKIVINMGVGEATADTKKVTTAAADLARIAGQKPVLTRARKAISNFKLRENQPVGAKVTLRQARMYEFMDRLITVALPRVRDFRGLNPKSFDGRGNYAMGMKEHIVFPEINYDQVEQIWGMDIIVCTTAKTDDEARALLRAFNFPFRQ from the coding sequence ATGGCTGAGGCGACTTATACCCCGCGGCTGCGCACCCACTACGATTCCGTGGTGCGCCCCAAGCTGATCGAAGAGTTCGGCTACAAGAACCCCATGCAGGTGCCGGTCATCGAGAAGATCGTCATCAACATGGGCGTGGGCGAAGCCACCGCCGACACCAAGAAGGTGACGACGGCCGCCGCTGATCTCGCGCGCATTGCCGGCCAGAAGCCGGTGCTGACGCGGGCCCGCAAGGCGATCTCGAACTTCAAGCTGCGCGAGAACCAGCCGGTTGGCGCGAAGGTGACCCTTCGCCAGGCGCGCATGTACGAATTCATGGACCGCCTCATCACGGTCGCGCTGCCGCGCGTCCGCGACTTCCGCGGCCTGAACCCGAAGAGCTTCGACGGCCGTGGCAACTACGCCATGGGCATGAAGGAGCACATCGTGTTCCCCGAGATCAACTATGACCAGGTCGAGCAGATCTGGGGCATGGACATCATCGTGTGCACGACGGCGAAGACGGACGACGAGGCGCGGGCTCTGCTGCGCGCCTTCAACTTCCCCTTCCGCCAGTGA
- the rplX gene encoding 50S ribosomal protein L24 — protein sequence MAAKIKKGDKVVVLAGRDKGRTGEVLQVLPKEERALVRGVNVVKRHQRQTAQSEGGIISKEAPIHLSNIAVADPKDGKPTRVGFEVLDDGRKVRVAKRSGERIDG from the coding sequence ATGGCCGCGAAGATCAAGAAGGGCGACAAGGTCGTCGTCCTCGCCGGCCGCGACAAGGGTCGCACGGGCGAGGTGCTCCAGGTGCTGCCGAAGGAAGAGCGTGCGCTCGTCCGCGGCGTCAACGTTGTGAAGCGTCATCAGCGCCAGACCGCGCAGTCGGAGGGCGGGATCATCTCCAAGGAGGCTCCCATCCACCTCTCGAACATCGCGGTTGCCGACCCCAAGGATGGCAAGCCCACCCGCGTCGGTTTCGAGGTGCTGGACGACGGGCGCAAGGTCCGCGTGGCCAAGCGTTCCGGGGAGAGGATCGATGGCTGA
- the rpsN gene encoding 30S ribosomal protein S14, giving the protein MAKKSAIETNERRRKLSQSKAAKRASLKAIVNDKTLPIEERFAATLKLAQMPRNSAKIRVRNRCEVTGRPRAFYRKLKMSRVALRELGSQGLVPGLVKSSW; this is encoded by the coding sequence ATGGCGAAAAAGAGCGCGATCGAGACGAACGAGCGTCGCCGCAAGCTCTCCCAGAGCAAGGCGGCGAAGCGCGCAAGTCTGAAGGCGATCGTGAACGACAAGACCCTGCCGATCGAGGAGCGCTTTGCCGCGACCCTCAAGCTCGCGCAGATGCCGCGCAATTCCGCGAAGATCCGCGTGCGCAACCGGTGCGAAGTCACCGGCCGTCCCCGTGCGTTCTATCGCAAGCTGAAGATGAGCCGTGTCGCGCTGCGCGAACTCGGTTCCCAGGGCCTGGTTCCGGGCCTGGTGAAGTCGAGCTGGTGA
- the rpsS gene encoding 30S ribosomal protein S19: protein MSRSIWKGPFVDGYLLKKADAARASGRNETIKIWSRRSTILPQFVGLTFGVYNGAKHVPVYVSEDMVGHKFGEFSPTRTYYGHAADKKSKRR from the coding sequence ATGTCGAGATCTATCTGGAAAGGCCCGTTCGTCGACGGCTATCTGCTCAAGAAGGCAGATGCGGCGCGCGCTTCGGGTCGCAACGAGACCATCAAGATCTGGAGCCGTCGCTCCACGATCCTTCCCCAGTTCGTTGGCCTTACCTTCGGTGTGTATAACGGGGCGAAGCACGTTCCCGTTTACGTTTCGGAGGACATGGTCGGCCATAAGTTCGGCGAGTTCTCGCCGACCCGTACCTACTACGGGCATGCGGCCGACAAGAAGTCGAAGCGGCGGTGA
- the rplO gene encoding 50S ribosomal protein L15: protein MKLDEIRDNDGARKKRMRVGRGIGSGKGKTAGRGVKGQKARTGVAIKGFEGGQMPLHRRLPKRGFHNIFALDFNEVSLGRIQAAIDAGKLDASAPVTEAALVASGVLRRAKDGVRVLGSGELKAKVALDVAYATKSATEAVEKLGGSVKVSVKAEAAEAV, encoded by the coding sequence ATGAAGCTCGACGAAATCAGGGACAACGACGGCGCGCGCAAGAAGCGCATGCGCGTCGGCCGGGGCATCGGCTCCGGCAAGGGCAAGACCGCTGGTCGCGGCGTCAAGGGTCAGAAGGCCCGTACCGGCGTCGCCATCAAGGGCTTTGAAGGTGGTCAGATGCCTCTGCATCGGCGTCTGCCGAAGCGTGGCTTCCACAACATCTTCGCGCTCGACTTCAACGAAGTGTCGCTCGGCCGCATCCAGGCCGCCATCGACGCCGGCAAGCTGGACGCGTCCGCTCCGGTGACCGAGGCCGCCCTCGTGGCGTCCGGCGTCCTGCGCCGCGCCAAGGATGGCGTGCGGGTTCTCGGCAGCGGCGAGCTCAAGGCCAAGGTTGCGCTGGACGTGGCTTATGCCACCAAGTCCGCGACCGAGGCTGTCGAGAAGCTCGGCGGCTCCGTGAAGGTGTCGGTCAAGGCGGAAGCTGCGGAAGCGGTCTGA
- the rplP gene encoding 50S ribosomal protein L16 codes for MLQPKRTKFRKQFKGRIHGVAKGGTELNFGEFGLKALEPERVTARQIEAARRALTRHMKRAGRVWIRVFPDVPVTSKPTEVRMGKGKGAPEYWAAKVKPGRIMFEIDGVPVDLAREALTLAAAKLPIKTRFIQRIAE; via the coding sequence ATGCTGCAACCCAAGCGCACGAAGTTCCGCAAGCAGTTCAAGGGCCGTATCCACGGCGTCGCGAAGGGCGGTACGGAACTGAATTTCGGTGAGTTCGGTCTCAAGGCTCTTGAGCCCGAGCGCGTCACCGCCCGCCAGATCGAAGCCGCGCGTCGCGCGCTCACCCGTCACATGAAGCGTGCGGGCCGGGTGTGGATCCGCGTCTTCCCGGACGTGCCCGTCACCTCCAAGCCCACCGAAGTTCGTATGGGTAAGGGCAAGGGCGCCCCGGAATATTGGGCGGCCAAGGTCAAGCCCGGCCGCATCATGTTCGAGATCGACGGCGTGCCGGTCGACCTCGCCCGTGAAGCGCTGACGCTCGCCGCCGCCAAGCTGCCGATCAAGACGCGCTTCATTCAGCGCATCGCCGAGTGA
- a CDS encoding adenylate kinase, whose product MRLVLLGPPGAGKGTQALRLVQRHGIVQLSTGDMLRAAVAAGTPVGLKAKAVMESGGLVSDEIVIGIIAERLDQPDARKGFILDGFPRTVAQADALDKLLADKGLKLDAVIELKVDQAKLLDRILNRAAEAKAKGEPVRKDDDPEVFKTRLEAYNRDTAVVAPYYSARGQLQQIDGMAPIEKVTQAIDSILETA is encoded by the coding sequence ATGAGGTTGGTACTGCTTGGTCCTCCCGGTGCCGGCAAGGGCACGCAGGCGCTGCGTCTCGTCCAGCGTCACGGGATCGTCCAGCTCTCCACCGGCGACATGCTGCGGGCGGCGGTCGCCGCCGGCACGCCGGTGGGCCTCAAGGCCAAGGCGGTGATGGAATCGGGCGGCCTCGTCTCGGATGAGATCGTCATCGGCATCATCGCCGAGCGGCTCGATCAGCCGGATGCCCGCAAGGGCTTCATTCTCGACGGCTTCCCGCGCACGGTCGCGCAGGCGGACGCCCTCGACAAGCTGCTGGCGGACAAGGGCCTCAAGCTCGATGCCGTCATCGAGCTGAAGGTGGATCAGGCCAAGCTCCTCGATCGCATCCTCAACCGCGCTGCCGAGGCCAAGGCCAAGGGCGAGCCGGTGCGCAAGGATGACGATCCGGAGGTGTTCAAGACCCGCCTCGAGGCCTACAACCGCGATACCGCGGTCGTGGCGCCCTATTATTCGGCCCGGGGCCAGCTTCAGCAGATCGACGGCATGGCGCCGATCGAGAAGGTGACGCAGGCCATCGACTCGATTCTCGAGACGGCCTGA
- the rpsQ gene encoding 30S ribosomal protein S17, with translation MPKRVLQGVVVSDKQDKTVVVRVERRFTHPLLKKTVRRSKKYHAHDEANTWSIGDTVWIEEHRPLSKLKNWIVVQGEKRAEV, from the coding sequence ATGCCGAAGCGCGTGCTCCAGGGCGTCGTGGTGAGCGACAAGCAGGACAAGACTGTGGTGGTCCGGGTGGAGCGTCGCTTCACCCATCCGCTGCTGAAGAAGACCGTTCGTCGGTCCAAGAAGTATCACGCCCATGACGAGGCCAACACCTGGTCCATCGGCGATACCGTCTGGATCGAGGAGCATCGGCCTCTGTCGAAGCTGAAGAACTGGATCGTGGTCCAGGGCGAGAAGCGCGCCGAGGTCTGA
- the rpsC gene encoding 30S ribosomal protein S3 — protein MGQKVNPVGLRLGINRTWDSRWFANKGDYGTLLHEDIKIRQMLLKQLKQAAVSKVVIERPHKKCRVTIYSARPGVVIGKKGADIDKLRKKVADMTKSEVFINIVEIRKPEIDARLVAESIAQQLERRVAFRRAMKRAVQSAMRLGAEGIRINCSGRLGGAEIARLEWYREGRVPLHTLRADVDYGTATAFTTYGTCGVKVWIFKGEILEHDPMAVDKRMTAESEGPSSGRPPRRDRDRDRDRDRDSAA, from the coding sequence ATGGGTCAAAAGGTCAATCCGGTCGGGCTGCGGCTCGGCATCAACCGCACCTGGGACAGCCGCTGGTTCGCCAATAAGGGCGACTACGGCACGCTGCTCCACGAGGACATCAAGATCCGCCAGATGCTGCTGAAGCAGCTGAAGCAGGCCGCGGTGTCCAAGGTGGTGATCGAGCGTCCGCACAAGAAGTGCCGCGTGACCATCTACTCGGCGCGTCCGGGCGTGGTCATCGGCAAGAAGGGCGCGGACATCGACAAGCTGCGCAAGAAGGTCGCCGACATGACCAAGTCGGAGGTCTTCATCAACATCGTGGAGATCCGGAAGCCGGAAATCGACGCGCGCCTGGTGGCCGAGTCGATTGCCCAGCAGCTGGAGCGCCGCGTGGCTTTCCGTCGCGCCATGAAGCGGGCCGTGCAGTCGGCCATGCGTCTCGGCGCCGAGGGCATCCGTATCAACTGCTCCGGCCGTCTCGGCGGCGCCGAGATCGCGCGTCTGGAGTGGTACCGCGAGGGCCGCGTTCCGCTGCACACCTTGCGTGCGGACGTGGATTATGGCACGGCGACCGCCTTCACCACCTACGGCACCTGCGGGGTCAAGGTGTGGATCTTCAAGGGCGAGATCCTCGAGCACGATCCGATGGCCGTGGACAAGCGCATGACCGCGGAGAGCGAAGGCCCGTCCAGCGGTCGTCCGCCGCGTCGTGACCGTGATCGTGACCGCGATCGCGACCGCGACAGCGCCGCGTGA
- the rpsE gene encoding 30S ribosomal protein S5, which yields MARDREHRAEREDRDNTFVDKLVHINRVAKVVKGGRRFGFAALVIVGDQKGRVGFGHGKAREVPEAIRKATESAKRALIRVPLREGRTLHHDVHGHHGAGKVILRAAPAGTGIIAGGPMRAVFETLGVHDVVAKSFGSSNPYNMVRATFDALTNQDSPRSVAARRGLKVSQLQSRRRVEDAEATD from the coding sequence ATGGCCCGTGATCGGGAACACCGCGCAGAGCGCGAGGATCGTGACAACACGTTCGTGGACAAGCTTGTCCACATCAACCGTGTTGCCAAGGTTGTGAAGGGCGGCCGGCGCTTCGGTTTCGCCGCCCTGGTCATCGTCGGTGACCAGAAGGGCCGCGTGGGCTTCGGCCACGGCAAGGCCCGTGAGGTGCCGGAAGCCATCCGCAAGGCCACGGAAAGCGCCAAGCGTGCGCTGATCCGCGTGCCGCTGCGCGAAGGCCGGACCCTGCACCACGACGTGCATGGTCACCACGGCGCCGGCAAGGTCATCCTGCGCGCTGCGCCTGCGGGTACCGGCATCATCGCCGGTGGTCCGATGCGCGCCGTGTTCGAGACCCTCGGCGTCCATGACGTGGTGGCGAAGTCCTTCGGGTCTTCCAACCCCTACAACATGGTTCGTGCCACTTTCGACGCCCTGACCAACCAGGACAGCCCGCGCTCCGTCGCGGCCCGTCGTGGTCTCAAGGTTTCCCAGCTCCAGTCCCGCCGCCGCGTCGAAGACGCCGAAGCGACCGACTGA
- the rplR gene encoding 50S ribosomal protein L18, which translates to MARDLEALERRKAKVRRAIRAAANGRPRLSVHRTSKHIYAQIIDDAKGETLVAASSLEKDLRSSLKTGADVEAAKAIGKLVAERATAKGVTAVVFDRGAYIYHGRVKALAEGAREGGLQF; encoded by the coding sequence ATGGCTAGAGATCTGGAGGCGCTTGAGCGCCGCAAGGCCAAGGTGCGTCGCGCGATCCGCGCCGCGGCCAACGGGCGTCCGCGCCTGTCCGTGCACCGCACCTCGAAGCATATCTACGCGCAGATCATCGATGACGCGAAGGGCGAGACCTTGGTCGCCGCCTCGAGCCTCGAGAAGGACCTGCGCTCCTCGCTCAAGACCGGCGCTGACGTCGAGGCCGCCAAGGCCATCGGCAAGCTGGTCGCCGAGCGGGCCACAGCCAAGGGCGTGACCGCGGTCGTCTTCGACCGTGGCGCTTACATCTATCATGGGCGCGTCAAGGCGCTCGCTGAGGGCGCCCGCGAAGGCGGCCTTCAGTTCTGA
- the rplF gene encoding 50S ribosomal protein L6, whose protein sequence is MSKIGKHPVAIPAGVTASVDGQTVKVKGPKGALEVVLVEEIQASLEGGELKIAMRGETPRHKSMWGMSRTLVANLVEGVTKGFEKKLEINGVGYKAAVAGKNLQLSLGYSHDVIYPIPEGIQIAAPKPTELVVTGINKQQVGQVAAEIREFRGPEPYKGKGVKYAGEFIFRKEGKKK, encoded by the coding sequence ATGTCGAAGATCGGCAAGCATCCCGTCGCCATTCCCGCCGGCGTCACTGCCAGCGTGGACGGTCAGACGGTCAAGGTGAAGGGCCCCAAGGGCGCCCTCGAAGTCGTGCTCGTGGAAGAGATTCAGGCGTCGCTGGAAGGCGGCGAGCTGAAGATCGCCATGCGCGGCGAAACTCCGCGTCACAAGTCCATGTGGGGCATGTCCCGCACGCTGGTGGCGAACCTGGTCGAAGGCGTGACCAAGGGCTTCGAGAAGAAGCTCGAGATCAACGGCGTCGGCTACAAGGCGGCGGTTGCGGGCAAGAACCTGCAGCTTTCCCTCGGCTACAGCCATGACGTGATCTACCCGATCCCGGAAGGCATCCAGATCGCGGCTCCCAAGCCGACCGAGCTGGTTGTGACCGGCATCAACAAGCAGCAGGTCGGTCAGGTCGCCGCTGAGATCCGTGAGTTCCGCGGCCCCGAGCCCTACAAGGGCAAGGGCGTCAAGTACGCTGGCGAATTCATCTTCCGCAAGGAAGGCAAGAAGAAGTGA
- the rpmD gene encoding 50S ribosomal protein L30, giving the protein MAKASETKTVTVEQIGSPIRRPGDQRATLVGLGLNKRHRRSTLQDTPAVRGMIAKVQHLVRVVADE; this is encoded by the coding sequence ATGGCTAAGGCGTCTGAAACCAAGACCGTCACCGTGGAGCAGATCGGCTCGCCGATCCGCCGTCCGGGCGACCAGCGCGCGACGCTGGTGGGCCTCGGGCTGAACAAGCGGCACCGTCGCTCCACCCTCCAGGATACTCCGGCCGTGCGCGGCATGATCGCGAAGGTCCAGCATCTCGTCCGCGTCGTCGCGGACGAGTGA
- the rplB gene encoding 50S ribosomal protein L2 has product MALKHFKPVTPGLRQLVIVDRSGLYKGKPVKTLTEGKSSSGGRNNNGRITVRFRGGGHKQTYRLVDFKRAKRDVSATVERLEYDPNRTAFIALIKYEDGELAYILAPQRLAVGDKVIAGEQVDVKPGNAAPLSNLPVGTIVHNVEMKIGKGGQIARSAGSYAQIVGRDQGYVIVRLNSGEQRLIHGACYATVGAVSNPDHMNTSLGKAGRSRWLGVKPHNRGVTMNPVDHPHGGGEGRTSGGRHPVTPWGKPTKGMKTRSNKATDKFIVTSRHKRKK; this is encoded by the coding sequence ATGGCGCTGAAGCATTTCAAGCCGGTCACGCCGGGCCTTCGCCAGCTCGTGATCGTGGACCGCTCCGGCCTCTACAAGGGCAAGCCGGTGAAGACGCTGACCGAGGGCAAGAGCTCCTCGGGCGGCCGCAACAACAACGGCCGCATCACGGTCCGCTTCCGTGGCGGCGGTCACAAGCAGACCTACCGTCTGGTGGACTTCAAGCGCGCCAAGCGCGACGTGTCCGCCACCGTGGAGCGTCTGGAGTACGATCCGAACCGCACCGCCTTCATCGCCCTCATCAAGTATGAGGACGGCGAACTCGCCTACATCCTGGCGCCGCAGCGTCTGGCCGTCGGCGACAAGGTGATTGCGGGCGAGCAGGTGGACGTGAAGCCCGGCAACGCGGCTCCGCTGTCGAACCTGCCGGTCGGCACCATCGTGCACAACGTCGAGATGAAGATCGGCAAGGGCGGCCAGATTGCCCGCTCCGCCGGCTCCTACGCTCAGATCGTTGGCCGCGACCAGGGCTATGTGATCGTTCGCCTGAATTCGGGCGAGCAGCGCCTCATCCATGGCGCCTGCTATGCCACGGTCGGTGCGGTCTCCAACCCGGACCACATGAACACCTCGCTCGGCAAGGCCGGGCGCAGCCGCTGGCTGGGCGTCAAGCCGCATAACCGCGGCGTGACCATGAACCCGGTCGACCATCCGCACGGCGGCGGTGAAGGCCGCACGTCTGGTGGCCGTCATCCTGTCACCCCGTGGGGCAAGCCCACGAAGGGCATGAAGACCCGCTCGAACAAGGCGACCGACAAGTTCATTGTCACGAGCCGTCACAAGCGGAAGAAGTGA
- the secY gene encoding preprotein translocase subunit SecY, giving the protein MVSAAEQLAANLNFGSLGKAEELKKRIWFTLGALIVFRLGTYIPLPGINPDALQDVFRGAQQGIIGLFNMFSGGAVERMAIFALNIMPYISASIIVQLLTTVSPTLEALKKEGEAGRKKINQYTRYLTVVLAVFQAYGIAVGLERSTGVVMDPGWFFRISTVITLTGGTMFMMWLGEQITSRGIGNGTSLIIFGGIVAELPGAFVRTLELGRQGAISTPIILGVLVMVVCLIAFIVFMERAQRRLLIQYPKRQVGNRLYEGQSSHLPLKLNTSGVIPPIFASSLLLIPTTIASFLQGAGPEWLNQVTALLGHGRPLYMLLYVLLIVFFCFFYTAIVFNPVETADNLKKHGGFIPGIRPGERTAEYIDYVLTRITVVGAAYIAAVCLFPEVLISYAAVPFYFGGTSLLIVVSVTMDTVSQIQGHLLAHQYEGLVKKSKLRGGKRK; this is encoded by the coding sequence ATGGTCTCGGCGGCCGAACAACTCGCGGCAAATCTGAATTTCGGTTCCCTCGGCAAGGCCGAGGAGCTGAAGAAGCGCATCTGGTTCACCCTCGGCGCGCTCATCGTCTTCCGGCTCGGGACCTATATCCCGCTTCCCGGCATCAACCCCGATGCGCTGCAGGACGTGTTCCGCGGCGCCCAGCAGGGGATCATCGGCCTCTTCAACATGTTCTCGGGCGGCGCCGTGGAGCGCATGGCTATCTTCGCCCTGAACATCATGCCGTACATCTCCGCCTCCATCATCGTGCAGCTGCTGACGACCGTCTCCCCGACGCTCGAGGCGCTGAAGAAGGAAGGCGAGGCGGGCCGCAAGAAGATCAACCAGTACACCCGCTATCTGACCGTCGTTCTGGCGGTGTTCCAGGCCTATGGCATCGCCGTCGGCCTTGAGCGCTCCACCGGCGTCGTCATGGATCCGGGCTGGTTCTTCCGCATCTCCACGGTGATCACGCTGACCGGCGGCACCATGTTCATGATGTGGCTGGGCGAGCAGATCACTTCGCGCGGCATCGGCAACGGCACCTCGCTCATCATCTTCGGCGGCATCGTCGCCGAACTGCCGGGCGCCTTCGTCCGCACGCTGGAACTGGGCCGTCAGGGCGCCATCTCCACGCCGATCATTCTCGGCGTGCTTGTGATGGTGGTCTGCCTCATCGCCTTCATCGTGTTCATGGAGCGCGCCCAGCGCCGTCTCCTGATCCAGTATCCCAAGCGTCAGGTCGGCAACCGGCTCTATGAGGGCCAGTCCTCGCATCTGCCGCTGAAGCTGAACACGTCGGGCGTCATTCCGCCGATCTTCGCCTCTTCGCTGCTGCTGATCCCCACCACGATCGCCAGCTTCCTGCAGGGCGCGGGTCCCGAGTGGCTGAATCAGGTCACGGCCCTGCTGGGCCACGGCCGTCCGCTGTACATGCTGCTGTATGTGCTGCTGATCGTGTTCTTCTGCTTCTTCTACACCGCCATCGTGTTCAACCCGGTGGAGACGGCCGACAATCTGAAGAAGCACGGCGGCTTCATTCCCGGCATCCGCCCCGGCGAGCGCACCGCGGAATATATCGACTATGTGCTGACCCGGATCACGGTGGTGGGCGCAGCCTACATCGCGGCGGTCTGTCTCTTCCCCGAAGTGCTGATTTCCTACGCCGCCGTGCCGTTCTATTTTGGCGGAACGTCGCTGCTGATCGTGGTGAGCGTGACCATGGATACGGTCTCGCAGATCCAGGGACATCTGCTGGCGCATCAATATGAGGGCTTGGTCAAGAAGTCCAAGCTGCGCGGGGGGAAACGGAAATGA